A window of the Loxodonta africana isolate mLoxAfr1 chromosome 3, mLoxAfr1.hap2, whole genome shotgun sequence genome harbors these coding sequences:
- the SLC44A2 gene encoding choline transporter-like protein 2 isoform X3, which yields MEDERKDGAYGTPQKYDPTFKGPIYNRGCTDIICCVALLLAIVGYVAVGIIAWTHGDPRKVIYPTDSRGEFCGQKGTKNADKPYLFYFNIVKCASPLVLLEFQCPTPQICVEKCPDRYLTFLNAHASRDFGYYKQFCVPGFQNTKGVAEVLRDGDCPAVLIPSKPLAQRCFPAIHARKGVLMVGNETTYEDGHGHRKNITDLVEGAKKANGILEARQLAMRIFEDYTVSWYWIVIGLVIAMVMSLLFIVLLRFLAGIMVWVMIVMVILVLGYGIFHCYMEYSRLRGEAGSDVSLLDLGFQTDFRVYLHLRQTWMAFMIILSVLEVIIILLLIFLRKRILIAIALIKEASRAVGYVMCSMLYPLVTFLLLCLCIAYWACTAVFLSTSNEAVYKIFNDTACPVAGKTCNPETFPSSNASHLCPGARCQFAFYGGESGYHRALLGLQIFNAFMFFWLANFVLALGQVTLAGAFASYYWALRKPDDMPAFPLFSAFGRALRYHTGSLAFGSLILAIVQIIRVILEYLDHRLKAAQNRFAKFLLTCLKCCFWCLEKFIKFLNRNAYIMIAIYGTNFCTSARNAFFLLMRNIIRDPGFFLLHPPYQNRPGHSTTPSLLLGPYTDGDRRLLLDCPRLLQRLWDVCGHAVPLLLGGPGAE from the exons ATGGAGGACGAGCGGAAGGACGGAGCCTACG GAACACCACAGAAGTATGATCCCACCTTCAAAGGACCCATTTATAACAG GGGCTGCACCGACATCATTTGCTGTGTGGCCCTCCTCCTGGCCATTGTAGGCTACGTGGCTGTGGGTATCATAG CCTGGACCCATGGGGACCCTCGAAAGGTGATCTACCCCACTGATAGCCGAGGCGAGTTCTGCGGGCAGAAGGGCACGAAAAACGC GGACAAACCCTACCTGTTTTATTTCAACATTGTGAAGTGTGCCAGCCCCCTGGTCCTGCTGGAATTCCAGTGTCCCACCCCACAG ATCTGTGTGGAGAAATGCCCTGACCGCTACCTCACCTTCCTGAACGCCCATGCCTCCCGGGATTTTGGGTACTACAAGCAGTTCTGTGTGCCTGGCTTCCAGAATACTAAG GGTGTGGCCGAGGTGCTTCGGGATGGTGACTGCCCTGCCGTCCTCATCCCCAGCAAGCCTT TGGCCCAGCGATGCTTCCCAGCCATCCATGCCCGCAAGGGAGTCCTTATGGTGGGCAACGAGACAACCTATGAGGATGGGCACGGCCATCGAAAAAACATCACGGATCTGGTGGAGGGCGCCAA GAAGGCCAATGGCATCCTGGAGGCACGGCAGCTGGCCATGCGGATATTCGAAGATTATACTGTCTCCTGGTACTGGATTGTCAT AGGCCTAGTCATTGCCATGGTGATGAGCCTCCTGTTCATTGTCCTGCTGCGCTTTTTGGCTGGCATTATGGTCTGGGTGATGATCGTCATGGTGATTCTGGTGCTGGGCTATG GAATATTCCACTGCTACATGGAGTACTCCCGACTGCGTGGTGAGGCCGGCTCCGACGTCTCCCTCTTGGACCTCGGCTTCCAAACGGACTTCCGCGTGTATCTGCACTTGAGGCAGACCTGGATGGCCTTCA TGATCATTCTGAGCGTCCTTGAGGTCATTATTATCTTGCTGCTTATCTTTTTACGAAAGAGAATACTCATCGCCATTGCGCTCATCAAGGAAGCCAGCAG GGCTGTAGGATACGTCATGTGCTCCATGCTGTACCCGCTGGTCACCTTCTTGCTGTTGTGTCTTTGCATCGCCTACTGGGCCTGCACTGCCGT CTTCCTATCCACTTCCAACGAAGCTGTCTACAAGATCTTTAATGACACCGCCTGCCCAGTTGCTGGGAAAACCTGCAACCCTGAG ACCTTCCCCTCCTCTAATGCATCCCACCTGTGCCCGGGTGCCCGGTGCCAGTTCGCCTTCTATGGTGGCGAGTCTGGCTACCACCGGGCGCTGCTGGGCCTGCAGATCTTCAATGCCTTCATGTTCTTCTGGCTGGCCAACTTCGTGCTGGCGCTGGGCCAGGTCACACTAGCTGGTGCCTTCGCCTCCTACTACTGGGCCCTGCGCAAGCCCGATGACATGCCTGCCTTCCCGCTCTTCTCTGCCTTCGGCCGGGCACTCAG GTACCACACAGGCTCGCTGGCCTTTGGCTCCCTCATCCTAGCCATTGTGCAGATCATCCGAGTGATCCTTGAGTACCTAGACCACCGCCTGAAAG CTGCACAGAACAGGTTTGCCAAGTTCCTCCTGACCTGTCTCAAATGCTGCTTCTGGTGCCTAGAGAAGTTCATCAAATTCCTCAACAGGAATGCCTACATCATG ATCGCCATCTATGGCACCAACTTCTGCACCTCGGCCAGGAACGCCTTCTTCCTGCTCATGAGAAACATCATCag GGATCCTGGCTTTTTTCTTCTTCACCCACCGTATCAGAATCGTCCAGGACACAGCACCACCCCTTCATTATTACTGGGTCCCTATACTG ACGGTGATCGTCGGCTCTTACTTGATTGCCCACGGCTTCTTCAGCGTCTATGGGATGTGTGTGGACACGCTGTTCCTCTGCTTCT TGGAGGACCTGGAGCGGAATGA
- the SLC44A2 gene encoding choline transporter-like protein 2 isoform X2, giving the protein MEDERKDGAYGTPQKYDPTFKGPIYNRGCTDIICCVALLLAIVGYVAVGIIAWTHGDPRKVIYPTDSRGEFCGQKGTKNADKPYLFYFNIVKCASPLVLLEFQCPTPQICVEKCPDRYLTFLNAHASRDFGYYKQFCVPGFQNTKGVAEVLRDGDCPAVLIPSKPLAQRCFPAIHARKGVLMVGNETTYEDGHGHRKNITDLVEGAKKANGILEARQLAMRIFEDYTVSWYWIVIGLVIAMVMSLLFIVLLRFLAGIMVWVMIVMVILVLGYGIFHCYMEYSRLRGEAGSDVSLLDLGFQTDFRVYLHLRQTWMAFMIILSVLEVIIILLLIFLRKRILIAIALIKEASRAVGYVMCSMLYPLVTFLLLCLCIAYWACTAVFLSTSNEAVYKIFNDTACPVAGKTCNPETFPSSNASHLCPGARCQFAFYGGESGYHRALLGLQIFNAFMFFWLANFVLALGQVTLAGAFASYYWALRKPDDMPAFPLFSAFGRALRYHTGSLAFGSLILAIVQIIRVILEYLDHRLKAAQNRFAKFLLTCLKCCFWCLEKFIKFLNRNAYIMIAIYGTNFCTSARNAFFLLMRNIIRVAVLDKVTDFLFLLGKLLVVGSVGILAFFFFTHRIRIVQDTAPPLHYYWVPILTVIVGSYLIAHGFFSVYGMCVDTLFLCFLEDLERNDGSAERPYFMSSNLKKLLNKTNKKPTES; this is encoded by the exons ATGGAGGACGAGCGGAAGGACGGAGCCTACG GAACACCACAGAAGTATGATCCCACCTTCAAAGGACCCATTTATAACAG GGGCTGCACCGACATCATTTGCTGTGTGGCCCTCCTCCTGGCCATTGTAGGCTACGTGGCTGTGGGTATCATAG CCTGGACCCATGGGGACCCTCGAAAGGTGATCTACCCCACTGATAGCCGAGGCGAGTTCTGCGGGCAGAAGGGCACGAAAAACGC GGACAAACCCTACCTGTTTTATTTCAACATTGTGAAGTGTGCCAGCCCCCTGGTCCTGCTGGAATTCCAGTGTCCCACCCCACAG ATCTGTGTGGAGAAATGCCCTGACCGCTACCTCACCTTCCTGAACGCCCATGCCTCCCGGGATTTTGGGTACTACAAGCAGTTCTGTGTGCCTGGCTTCCAGAATACTAAG GGTGTGGCCGAGGTGCTTCGGGATGGTGACTGCCCTGCCGTCCTCATCCCCAGCAAGCCTT TGGCCCAGCGATGCTTCCCAGCCATCCATGCCCGCAAGGGAGTCCTTATGGTGGGCAACGAGACAACCTATGAGGATGGGCACGGCCATCGAAAAAACATCACGGATCTGGTGGAGGGCGCCAA GAAGGCCAATGGCATCCTGGAGGCACGGCAGCTGGCCATGCGGATATTCGAAGATTATACTGTCTCCTGGTACTGGATTGTCAT AGGCCTAGTCATTGCCATGGTGATGAGCCTCCTGTTCATTGTCCTGCTGCGCTTTTTGGCTGGCATTATGGTCTGGGTGATGATCGTCATGGTGATTCTGGTGCTGGGCTATG GAATATTCCACTGCTACATGGAGTACTCCCGACTGCGTGGTGAGGCCGGCTCCGACGTCTCCCTCTTGGACCTCGGCTTCCAAACGGACTTCCGCGTGTATCTGCACTTGAGGCAGACCTGGATGGCCTTCA TGATCATTCTGAGCGTCCTTGAGGTCATTATTATCTTGCTGCTTATCTTTTTACGAAAGAGAATACTCATCGCCATTGCGCTCATCAAGGAAGCCAGCAG GGCTGTAGGATACGTCATGTGCTCCATGCTGTACCCGCTGGTCACCTTCTTGCTGTTGTGTCTTTGCATCGCCTACTGGGCCTGCACTGCCGT CTTCCTATCCACTTCCAACGAAGCTGTCTACAAGATCTTTAATGACACCGCCTGCCCAGTTGCTGGGAAAACCTGCAACCCTGAG ACCTTCCCCTCCTCTAATGCATCCCACCTGTGCCCGGGTGCCCGGTGCCAGTTCGCCTTCTATGGTGGCGAGTCTGGCTACCACCGGGCGCTGCTGGGCCTGCAGATCTTCAATGCCTTCATGTTCTTCTGGCTGGCCAACTTCGTGCTGGCGCTGGGCCAGGTCACACTAGCTGGTGCCTTCGCCTCCTACTACTGGGCCCTGCGCAAGCCCGATGACATGCCTGCCTTCCCGCTCTTCTCTGCCTTCGGCCGGGCACTCAG GTACCACACAGGCTCGCTGGCCTTTGGCTCCCTCATCCTAGCCATTGTGCAGATCATCCGAGTGATCCTTGAGTACCTAGACCACCGCCTGAAAG CTGCACAGAACAGGTTTGCCAAGTTCCTCCTGACCTGTCTCAAATGCTGCTTCTGGTGCCTAGAGAAGTTCATCAAATTCCTCAACAGGAATGCCTACATCATG ATCGCCATCTATGGCACCAACTTCTGCACCTCGGCCAGGAACGCCTTCTTCCTGCTCATGAGAAACATCATCag AGTGGCTGTCCTGGACAAAGTCACTGACTTTCTCTTCCTGTTAGGCAAACTTCTGGTCGTGGGTAGTGTGG GGATCCTGGCTTTTTTCTTCTTCACCCACCGTATCAGAATCGTCCAGGACACAGCACCACCCCTTCATTATTACTGGGTCCCTATACTG ACGGTGATCGTCGGCTCTTACTTGATTGCCCACGGCTTCTTCAGCGTCTATGGGATGTGTGTGGACACGCTGTTCCTCTGCTTCT TGGAGGACCTGGAGCGGAATGATGGCTCGGCCGAGAGGCCTTACTTCATGTCTTCCAACCTCAAGAAGCTCTTGAACAAGACCAACAAGAAGCCAACAGAGTCGTAA
- the SLC44A2 gene encoding choline transporter-like protein 2 isoform X4 — protein MEDERKDGAYGTPQKYDPTFKGPIYNRGCTDIICCVALLLAIVGYVAVGIIAWTHGDPRKVIYPTDSRGEFCGQKGTKNADKPYLFYFNIVKCASPLVLLEFQCPTPQICVEKCPDRYLTFLNAHASRDFGYYKQFCVPGFQNTKGVAEVLRDGDCPAVLIPSKPLAQRCFPAIHARKGVLMVGNETTYEDGHGHRKNITDLVEGAKKANGILEARQLAMRIFEDYTVSWYWIVIGLVIAMVMSLLFIVLLRFLAGIMVWVMIVMVILVLGYGIFHCYMEYSRLRGEAGSDVSLLDLGFQTDFRVYLHLRQTWMAFMIILSVLEVIIILLLIFLRKRILIAIALIKEASRAVGYVMCSMLYPLVTFLLLCLCIAYWACTAVFLSTSNEAVYKIFNDTACPVAGKTCNPETFPSSNASHLCPGARCQFAFYGGESGYHRALLGLQIFNAFMFFWLANFVLALGQVTLAGAFASYYWALRKPDDMPAFPLFSAFGRALRYHTGSLAFGSLILAIVQIIRVILEYLDHRLKAAQNRFAKFLLTCLKCCFWCLEKFIKFLNRNAYIMIAIYGTNFCTSARNAFFLLMRNIIRDPGFFLLHPPYQNRPGHSTTPSLLLGPYTDGDRRLLLDCPRLLQRLWDVCGHAVPLLL, from the exons ATGGAGGACGAGCGGAAGGACGGAGCCTACG GAACACCACAGAAGTATGATCCCACCTTCAAAGGACCCATTTATAACAG GGGCTGCACCGACATCATTTGCTGTGTGGCCCTCCTCCTGGCCATTGTAGGCTACGTGGCTGTGGGTATCATAG CCTGGACCCATGGGGACCCTCGAAAGGTGATCTACCCCACTGATAGCCGAGGCGAGTTCTGCGGGCAGAAGGGCACGAAAAACGC GGACAAACCCTACCTGTTTTATTTCAACATTGTGAAGTGTGCCAGCCCCCTGGTCCTGCTGGAATTCCAGTGTCCCACCCCACAG ATCTGTGTGGAGAAATGCCCTGACCGCTACCTCACCTTCCTGAACGCCCATGCCTCCCGGGATTTTGGGTACTACAAGCAGTTCTGTGTGCCTGGCTTCCAGAATACTAAG GGTGTGGCCGAGGTGCTTCGGGATGGTGACTGCCCTGCCGTCCTCATCCCCAGCAAGCCTT TGGCCCAGCGATGCTTCCCAGCCATCCATGCCCGCAAGGGAGTCCTTATGGTGGGCAACGAGACAACCTATGAGGATGGGCACGGCCATCGAAAAAACATCACGGATCTGGTGGAGGGCGCCAA GAAGGCCAATGGCATCCTGGAGGCACGGCAGCTGGCCATGCGGATATTCGAAGATTATACTGTCTCCTGGTACTGGATTGTCAT AGGCCTAGTCATTGCCATGGTGATGAGCCTCCTGTTCATTGTCCTGCTGCGCTTTTTGGCTGGCATTATGGTCTGGGTGATGATCGTCATGGTGATTCTGGTGCTGGGCTATG GAATATTCCACTGCTACATGGAGTACTCCCGACTGCGTGGTGAGGCCGGCTCCGACGTCTCCCTCTTGGACCTCGGCTTCCAAACGGACTTCCGCGTGTATCTGCACTTGAGGCAGACCTGGATGGCCTTCA TGATCATTCTGAGCGTCCTTGAGGTCATTATTATCTTGCTGCTTATCTTTTTACGAAAGAGAATACTCATCGCCATTGCGCTCATCAAGGAAGCCAGCAG GGCTGTAGGATACGTCATGTGCTCCATGCTGTACCCGCTGGTCACCTTCTTGCTGTTGTGTCTTTGCATCGCCTACTGGGCCTGCACTGCCGT CTTCCTATCCACTTCCAACGAAGCTGTCTACAAGATCTTTAATGACACCGCCTGCCCAGTTGCTGGGAAAACCTGCAACCCTGAG ACCTTCCCCTCCTCTAATGCATCCCACCTGTGCCCGGGTGCCCGGTGCCAGTTCGCCTTCTATGGTGGCGAGTCTGGCTACCACCGGGCGCTGCTGGGCCTGCAGATCTTCAATGCCTTCATGTTCTTCTGGCTGGCCAACTTCGTGCTGGCGCTGGGCCAGGTCACACTAGCTGGTGCCTTCGCCTCCTACTACTGGGCCCTGCGCAAGCCCGATGACATGCCTGCCTTCCCGCTCTTCTCTGCCTTCGGCCGGGCACTCAG GTACCACACAGGCTCGCTGGCCTTTGGCTCCCTCATCCTAGCCATTGTGCAGATCATCCGAGTGATCCTTGAGTACCTAGACCACCGCCTGAAAG CTGCACAGAACAGGTTTGCCAAGTTCCTCCTGACCTGTCTCAAATGCTGCTTCTGGTGCCTAGAGAAGTTCATCAAATTCCTCAACAGGAATGCCTACATCATG ATCGCCATCTATGGCACCAACTTCTGCACCTCGGCCAGGAACGCCTTCTTCCTGCTCATGAGAAACATCATCag GGATCCTGGCTTTTTTCTTCTTCACCCACCGTATCAGAATCGTCCAGGACACAGCACCACCCCTTCATTATTACTGGGTCCCTATACTG ACGGTGATCGTCGGCTCTTACTTGATTGCCCACGGCTTCTTCAGCGTCTATGGGATGTGTGTGGACACGCTGTTCCTCTGCTTCT GTGA
- the SLC44A2 gene encoding choline transporter-like protein 2 isoform X1 encodes MEDERKDGAYGTPQKYDPTFKGPIYNRGCTDIICCVALLLAIVGYVAVGIIAWTHGDPRKVIYPTDSRGEFCGQKGTKNADKPYLFYFNIVKCASPLVLLEFQCPTPQICVEKCPDRYLTFLNAHASRDFGYYKQFCVPGFQNTKGVAEVLRDGDCPAVLIPSKPLAQRCFPAIHARKGVLMVGNETTYEDGHGHRKNITDLVEGAKKANGILEARQLAMRIFEDYTVSWYWIVIGLVIAMVMSLLFIVLLRFLAGIMVWVMIVMVILVLGYGIFHCYMEYSRLRGEAGSDVSLLDLGFQTDFRVYLHLRQTWMAFMIILSVLEVIIILLLIFLRKRILIAIALIKEASRAVGYVMCSMLYPLVTFLLLCLCIAYWACTAVFLSTSNEAVYKIFNDTACPVAGKTCNPETFPSSNASHLCPGARCQFAFYGGESGYHRALLGLQIFNAFMFFWLANFVLALGQVTLAGAFASYYWALRKPDDMPAFPLFSAFGRALRYHTGSLAFGSLILAIVQIIRVILEYLDHRLKAAQNRFAKFLLTCLKCCFWCLEKFIKFLNRNAYIMIAIYGTNFCTSARNAFFLLMRNIIRVAVLDKVTDFLFLLGKLLVVGSVGILAFFFFTHRIRIVQDTAPPLHYYWVPILTVIVGSYLIAHGFFSVYGMCVDTLFLCFCEDLERNDGSQERPYFMSPELRDILLKGSAEEGKREEVA; translated from the exons ATGGAGGACGAGCGGAAGGACGGAGCCTACG GAACACCACAGAAGTATGATCCCACCTTCAAAGGACCCATTTATAACAG GGGCTGCACCGACATCATTTGCTGTGTGGCCCTCCTCCTGGCCATTGTAGGCTACGTGGCTGTGGGTATCATAG CCTGGACCCATGGGGACCCTCGAAAGGTGATCTACCCCACTGATAGCCGAGGCGAGTTCTGCGGGCAGAAGGGCACGAAAAACGC GGACAAACCCTACCTGTTTTATTTCAACATTGTGAAGTGTGCCAGCCCCCTGGTCCTGCTGGAATTCCAGTGTCCCACCCCACAG ATCTGTGTGGAGAAATGCCCTGACCGCTACCTCACCTTCCTGAACGCCCATGCCTCCCGGGATTTTGGGTACTACAAGCAGTTCTGTGTGCCTGGCTTCCAGAATACTAAG GGTGTGGCCGAGGTGCTTCGGGATGGTGACTGCCCTGCCGTCCTCATCCCCAGCAAGCCTT TGGCCCAGCGATGCTTCCCAGCCATCCATGCCCGCAAGGGAGTCCTTATGGTGGGCAACGAGACAACCTATGAGGATGGGCACGGCCATCGAAAAAACATCACGGATCTGGTGGAGGGCGCCAA GAAGGCCAATGGCATCCTGGAGGCACGGCAGCTGGCCATGCGGATATTCGAAGATTATACTGTCTCCTGGTACTGGATTGTCAT AGGCCTAGTCATTGCCATGGTGATGAGCCTCCTGTTCATTGTCCTGCTGCGCTTTTTGGCTGGCATTATGGTCTGGGTGATGATCGTCATGGTGATTCTGGTGCTGGGCTATG GAATATTCCACTGCTACATGGAGTACTCCCGACTGCGTGGTGAGGCCGGCTCCGACGTCTCCCTCTTGGACCTCGGCTTCCAAACGGACTTCCGCGTGTATCTGCACTTGAGGCAGACCTGGATGGCCTTCA TGATCATTCTGAGCGTCCTTGAGGTCATTATTATCTTGCTGCTTATCTTTTTACGAAAGAGAATACTCATCGCCATTGCGCTCATCAAGGAAGCCAGCAG GGCTGTAGGATACGTCATGTGCTCCATGCTGTACCCGCTGGTCACCTTCTTGCTGTTGTGTCTTTGCATCGCCTACTGGGCCTGCACTGCCGT CTTCCTATCCACTTCCAACGAAGCTGTCTACAAGATCTTTAATGACACCGCCTGCCCAGTTGCTGGGAAAACCTGCAACCCTGAG ACCTTCCCCTCCTCTAATGCATCCCACCTGTGCCCGGGTGCCCGGTGCCAGTTCGCCTTCTATGGTGGCGAGTCTGGCTACCACCGGGCGCTGCTGGGCCTGCAGATCTTCAATGCCTTCATGTTCTTCTGGCTGGCCAACTTCGTGCTGGCGCTGGGCCAGGTCACACTAGCTGGTGCCTTCGCCTCCTACTACTGGGCCCTGCGCAAGCCCGATGACATGCCTGCCTTCCCGCTCTTCTCTGCCTTCGGCCGGGCACTCAG GTACCACACAGGCTCGCTGGCCTTTGGCTCCCTCATCCTAGCCATTGTGCAGATCATCCGAGTGATCCTTGAGTACCTAGACCACCGCCTGAAAG CTGCACAGAACAGGTTTGCCAAGTTCCTCCTGACCTGTCTCAAATGCTGCTTCTGGTGCCTAGAGAAGTTCATCAAATTCCTCAACAGGAATGCCTACATCATG ATCGCCATCTATGGCACCAACTTCTGCACCTCGGCCAGGAACGCCTTCTTCCTGCTCATGAGAAACATCATCag AGTGGCTGTCCTGGACAAAGTCACTGACTTTCTCTTCCTGTTAGGCAAACTTCTGGTCGTGGGTAGTGTGG GGATCCTGGCTTTTTTCTTCTTCACCCACCGTATCAGAATCGTCCAGGACACAGCACCACCCCTTCATTATTACTGGGTCCCTATACTG ACGGTGATCGTCGGCTCTTACTTGATTGCCCACGGCTTCTTCAGCGTCTATGGGATGTGTGTGGACACGCTGTTCCTCTGCTTCT GTGAGGACCTGGAAAGGAATGACGGCTCTCAGGAGCGACCCTACTTCATGTCGCCTGAGCTGAGAGACATCCTGTTGAAGGGGAGTGCGGAGGAGGGGAAGCGGGAGGAAGTCGCGTGA